From a region of the Fervidobacterium sp. genome:
- a CDS encoding CRISPR-associated DxTHG motif protein: MGNKLIAFLGDGRNYQESYFAVRPKGKIEDIKFKIFTSSIIAWLRKQNVQIDNIIFIGTDVSFKTCKEHIDKEVINTLGISDSSIFYVTIDENQMKTEQLRVFISEILKQFSKYLSDGDVVYMDTTHSFRFMPFIASVLSLYLKTVFKNLNLRLYYGLFENDSLTTNLIDLSYLNEIIEWIYAAKLFMNFGYTSPFSYLLTNKSAEIYKNSNTKEKPKKIKGLSTTFDKFSTAIRAGIWSSIDESIDNLIQKFNDRELVKEVEKFIPEMSPIFFKIVEKVKNLDTDKLERQRRLIIFYIDSGDLGMAYRLAREYIISCGIYALGKPESLYDRDEREKISKLLSESIKQEKLEQISSIFQIRNVFAHFGFNEDSKNVRLDEAREKLKKFVKEYDSAEKLIEFLKKILGQE; encoded by the coding sequence GTGGGGAACAAGTTAATTGCCTTTCTTGGTGATGGTAGGAACTATCAAGAATCCTATTTTGCAGTTAGACCTAAAGGAAAGATTGAAGATATAAAATTTAAGATTTTTACTTCTTCAATTATCGCTTGGTTGAGGAAGCAGAACGTACAAATTGACAATATAATTTTCATTGGTACCGATGTTTCCTTTAAAACTTGTAAAGAACACATTGATAAAGAAGTAATAAACACACTTGGTATTAGTGATAGTTCGATTTTCTATGTTACTATTGACGAAAATCAAATGAAGACCGAACAGCTTAGGGTGTTTATAAGCGAGATTTTGAAGCAGTTTTCAAAATATTTATCTGATGGGGATGTAGTTTATATGGACACCACACATTCTTTTAGGTTCATGCCTTTTATCGCATCTGTTTTGTCCTTATATTTGAAAACAGTTTTCAAGAATTTGAATCTTAGACTTTATTATGGGCTTTTTGAAAATGATTCTTTAACAACAAATTTGATAGATTTGTCTTATCTGAACGAAATTATTGAATGGATTTACGCGGCAAAATTATTTATGAACTTTGGTTATACCAGTCCGTTTTCATACCTGTTGACAAATAAATCAGCAGAAATCTATAAAAATTCTAATACCAAAGAAAAGCCTAAAAAAATCAAAGGTCTTTCCACAACTTTCGATAAATTTTCAACAGCTATAAGAGCAGGAATATGGTCAAGCATAGATGAGAGTATAGACAACTTGATACAAAAATTTAATGATCGTGAACTAGTAAAGGAGGTTGAAAAATTTATCCCAGAAATGAGTCCAATTTTTTTTAAAATTGTAGAAAAAGTTAAGAATTTGGATACTGACAAGCTCGAAAGACAAAGGAGGTTGATAATCTTTTACATTGATTCTGGTGATTTAGGAATGGCTTACAGGTTGGCTCGAGAGTATATAATAAGCTGTGGAATTTATGCTTTAGGCAAACCTGAGAGTTTGTACGATAGAGACGAAAGAGAGAAAATATCAAAACTCTTGAGTGAAAGTATTAAACAAGAAAAACTTGAGCAGATTTCTAGTATTTTTCAAATTCGAAATGTATTTGCACATTTTGGATTTAACGAAGATTCCAAAAACGTAAGACTAGATGAAGCTAGAGAGAAATTGAAAAAATTTGTTAAGGAATATGATTCAGCGGAAAAGCTTATAGAATTTTTAAAGAAAATATTAGGACAAGAATAG